The following proteins are co-located in the Nonlabens ponticola genome:
- a CDS encoding T9SS type A sorting domain-containing protein: MKKILLYLSLVIVSLSTTVISAQTEIFNLAGGGDLPQGWIGTNNQTSNSIDRSSYYLVDAGNPSDVITSSSFDLSAFATATFNVRVATFGGASQRNPALIEFSFDGGTTFTQANNTNTPQSGSSYIDGGDIVLSNVSSQVVVRISNAGVVGRGVRLRNLVLTASGMAGSNQAPIITDILQSPARNANIFSTTQVTVAADVTDADGIATNGVVLEYAVTASGDTFNGFFDQAIIMTADGDSYAAAIPVQADGSTVNYRIVATDDSAESLESTSATFDYRVMDPVPAPTLILSEIADPADNASARFVEIYNNGVEDIDFEVTPIYLARFANGNTDSQVVVLDGVLRAGAYYVIASSEVSFLSTYGFSANDTSGIINVNGNDAFGLYAGTPGSGTLFDVYGEIGVDGSGEAWEYENARAYRTDLLNNPTTVWNASQWTIATANAADATPGNVEGSTTANVFSYDNGAWSPQTPEGVAVSTDNIVILTGNAAISGDVDINNITTRSGTTLDIATNTINLNGNLDNNGDLVANEGTLNFAGSSLQTLSGSDLTVENLIINNTTGVDATAAINLEGVLTLTNGTLDTNDSFTFKSDATSSAILAPVVNGSISGNVTVEQYYPANRAFRFISSPVNMDGTIFSNWQQGGLLPGDEGFEAESGILITGGTTADGFDQSGSNNPSAYLFNNDYNYDGATSEAQRDARDAEQFTFINSDNGLATNSLSPSAGDAFNVLIRGDRTIDLTAANQSATVTTLSSTGTLATGPQSPDLSVTGGQDETFVLVGNPYQAQVDMRTVLGTGTASPAQDLNPNVYYYYLPSTQDYVEVDLLNGGTGAVTPLVQPGQAFFLLRADTDFNGVIDSQLTFEEDDKTLDTQTTATYSEPQGVINVSLGLQGDDNADELTLIFDVNETNEVSLTDIPKLKGARNQIMTTLSERAYAIERRALPVNGESIALTTSSLTDEVLTLSIDYRGLENTKVLLVDNFTSEVITLSVDNINTLQFETTDDSASRDDRFELQFESSTLSFDDDSAFAKALSLYPNPASNGVVRIANLEQGSAYNYTLVNTLGQIVRKGEISHQNDTLKNLQNLSRGLYLLNLQKENEQTTLKLILE, from the coding sequence ATGAAAAAAATATTACTTTATTTATCGTTGGTGATCGTTAGCTTGTCAACAACGGTGATTAGTGCTCAAACAGAGATCTTCAATCTTGCCGGTGGTGGTGATTTGCCGCAAGGCTGGATAGGAACAAATAATCAAACCAGCAATTCAATAGATAGGAGTTCCTACTACTTGGTGGATGCGGGCAATCCATCTGATGTAATTACAAGTTCTAGCTTTGATCTTTCTGCATTTGCAACGGCGACTTTTAATGTGAGAGTGGCCACGTTTGGCGGTGCTTCTCAGAGAAATCCAGCTTTGATCGAATTCTCGTTTGATGGTGGTACTACGTTTACCCAAGCTAACAATACTAACACACCACAATCCGGAAGTAGTTACATAGATGGCGGTGATATCGTTTTATCAAACGTGTCCTCACAAGTTGTAGTGAGAATTTCTAATGCAGGAGTTGTTGGGCGAGGCGTGCGTCTGCGCAACTTAGTATTAACTGCTAGTGGTATGGCAGGGTCTAACCAGGCTCCTATCATTACAGACATCTTACAATCTCCAGCACGCAATGCTAATATTTTCTCAACTACACAGGTAACAGTAGCTGCAGATGTTACTGATGCAGATGGCATCGCTACTAACGGCGTTGTACTCGAGTATGCAGTGACTGCATCTGGCGATACGTTTAATGGTTTTTTTGATCAAGCGATCATCATGACAGCAGATGGTGACAGCTATGCCGCAGCGATTCCTGTACAGGCAGATGGATCTACCGTCAACTATAGAATTGTTGCTACAGATGATAGTGCAGAGTCCCTAGAATCAACAAGTGCTACATTCGACTACAGGGTCATGGATCCAGTTCCTGCACCTACACTTATTCTTTCTGAGATAGCAGATCCAGCAGACAATGCCTCGGCCAGATTTGTAGAAATCTACAACAACGGCGTTGAGGATATAGATTTTGAGGTGACACCAATTTATCTGGCAAGATTTGCCAATGGTAATACTGATTCGCAAGTAGTAGTCCTAGATGGAGTTTTGAGAGCAGGTGCGTATTATGTAATTGCTTCAAGTGAAGTATCTTTTTTATCTACTTATGGATTTTCTGCAAACGATACAAGCGGTATTATAAACGTAAATGGTAATGACGCCTTTGGGCTATATGCTGGCACTCCTGGATCTGGAACCTTATTTGACGTTTACGGTGAGATAGGAGTAGATGGTAGCGGCGAGGCTTGGGAATATGAAAACGCAAGAGCCTATCGCACAGATCTTTTAAACAACCCTACAACAGTATGGAATGCTAGTCAGTGGACCATCGCCACGGCAAATGCTGCAGACGCCACCCCAGGAAATGTTGAAGGATCCACAACAGCAAATGTGTTTTCTTATGATAATGGTGCATGGAGCCCACAAACTCCAGAAGGTGTAGCTGTAAGCACTGATAATATTGTTATTCTTACAGGTAACGCAGCGATTAGCGGTGATGTTGATATCAACAACATTACCACAAGGTCAGGTACGACACTAGATATAGCAACAAATACCATTAACCTCAATGGTAATCTTGACAACAATGGAGACCTTGTTGCAAATGAAGGAACCTTGAATTTCGCTGGGTCTTCCTTGCAAACACTTTCAGGATCAGACTTAACGGTAGAAAACCTGATCATCAATAACACCACAGGTGTTGACGCTACTGCGGCAATTAATCTAGAAGGTGTTTTAACGTTGACAAATGGTACATTGGACACTAATGATAGTTTCACATTTAAGAGTGATGCGACATCGTCCGCAATACTGGCTCCAGTAGTAAACGGATCCATCTCAGGAAACGTGACGGTTGAGCAGTATTATCCAGCCAATCGTGCCTTTAGATTCATCTCATCACCGGTGAATATGGATGGGACAATCTTTTCAAACTGGCAGCAAGGTGGTTTGCTTCCTGGCGATGAGGGTTTTGAGGCAGAATCAGGAATATTGATCACAGGTGGTACCACTGCAGACGGCTTTGACCAGTCTGGTTCAAATAATCCTAGCGCATATCTGTTTAATAACGATTACAATTATGACGGCGCTACAAGTGAGGCACAGCGTGATGCAAGAGATGCTGAACAATTTACATTCATAAACTCTGACAACGGTCTTGCAACAAATAGTTTATCACCTAGCGCAGGAGATGCGTTTAATGTCTTGATACGAGGTGATCGTACAATTGACCTAACAGCTGCCAATCAATCTGCGACTGTCACTACCTTAAGTAGCACAGGTACACTAGCAACTGGACCACAGTCTCCAGATCTATCAGTAACTGGCGGTCAAGATGAAACATTTGTATTGGTAGGTAACCCGTATCAAGCACAGGTTGACATGCGCACGGTTTTAGGAACAGGAACGGCATCTCCAGCCCAGGATCTCAATCCTAACGTTTATTACTATTACTTGCCATCGACACAAGATTATGTGGAAGTAGATTTACTTAATGGTGGCACTGGCGCTGTAACGCCTTTGGTGCAACCAGGCCAGGCATTCTTTTTATTACGTGCTGATACAGATTTTAATGGCGTCATCGATTCTCAACTTACATTTGAGGAAGACGACAAGACACTAGATACGCAGACTACAGCTACATACAGCGAGCCACAAGGCGTGATCAATGTTTCCTTAGGTTTACAAGGTGATGATAATGCTGATGAGCTAACATTGATATTTGATGTAAACGAGACAAATGAGGTTTCTCTTACTGATATTCCAAAGTTAAAAGGAGCAAGAAACCAGATCATGACTACTTTGAGCGAGAGAGCATATGCTATCGAACGCAGAGCGCTACCAGTTAACGGAGAAAGTATTGCGCTGACCACTTCAAGTTTGACTGATGAGGTACTGACGCTATCCATTGATTATCGAGGCCTTGAAAATACCAAGGTGTTATTGGTAGATAATTTTACTAGTGAGGTGATAACCTTATCAGTTGATAATATCAATACTTTGCAATTTGAGACTACTGATGATTCAGCTAGTCGTGATGATAGATTTGAGTTACAATTTGAGTCTTCCACCTTAAGTTTTGATGATGATTCCGCTTTCGCGAAAGCGTTATCACTTTACCCTAATCCTGCAAGCAATGGAGTGGTAAGGATTGCAAATCTTGAGCAAGGATCTGCCTATAATTACACATTAGTGAATACTTTGGGACAGATAGTGAGAAAAGGTGAGATTTCTCATCAAAATGATACTCTTAAAAATTTGCAAAATTTGTCTAGAGGTTTATATTTGTTGAACCTTCAAAAGGAAAATGAGCAAACTACTCTTAAATTAATTTTAGAATAA
- a CDS encoding acetyltransferase, with the protein MGLARQIKQQQLDLKVMGDLYVYGAGGHGKVIAEILKSNAVDVNGFIDQDISIHRLLEKNVKHTIEETDRIVLAIGANEARKKLFIKYHEYVAHQHFAHSKSNVSDTAAIGIQTVVMAGAVVNAQARIGKGCIINTNATIEHDCIIADFVHISPGATLAGNVTVGEGSHIGINASVIPGVSIGKGCTIGAGSVIIKDVPDSTTVVGNPGHIIKQGD; encoded by the coding sequence ATGGGATTAGCCAGGCAAATCAAGCAACAACAACTAGATTTGAAGGTAATGGGTGATCTGTATGTATATGGTGCTGGTGGTCATGGAAAAGTCATCGCCGAAATTCTTAAAAGCAATGCTGTTGATGTAAACGGTTTTATTGACCAGGACATTTCAATACATCGCTTGCTAGAAAAGAATGTCAAACATACCATCGAGGAAACCGATCGAATAGTATTAGCGATTGGTGCTAATGAAGCCAGGAAAAAACTTTTTATCAAATACCATGAGTATGTAGCTCATCAGCATTTTGCTCATAGCAAGTCAAACGTTTCAGATACTGCTGCTATTGGTATTCAAACGGTGGTAATGGCAGGTGCTGTTGTAAATGCACAAGCTCGCATAGGAAAAGGATGTATAATCAATACAAACGCAACCATAGAGCATGATTGTATTATAGCAGATTTTGTGCACATATCTCCTGGCGCTACTTTAGCAGGTAATGTCACCGTTGGTGAAGGTTCACATATAGGTATAAACGCAAGTGTGATTCCAGGTGTATCCATAGGCAAGGGATGTACCATCGGCGCAGGAAGTGTCATTATTAAGGATGTTCCAGATAGCACTACCGTAGTAGGTAACCCAGGTCATATTATTAAGCAGGGTGATTAA
- a CDS encoding sugar transferase yields MIKRIFDIVFALFLIVALIPLFLVPFLLFFFKTDGNPFFLQERVGQHGDLFTIYKLQTMKDSKVTSVGSFLRKSKLDELPQLINILKGDMSFVGPRPDVPGYYDKLEGDDRKVLQLKPGITSMAAIKYRDEEFILSLQDDPLVYNDKVLFPDKVRMNLEYLEKQSFWLDVKILWLTALSVIK; encoded by the coding sequence GTGATTAAGCGCATTTTTGATATAGTATTCGCGCTGTTCCTAATTGTAGCGCTCATTCCATTATTTTTAGTTCCTTTTCTTCTTTTCTTTTTTAAAACGGATGGCAATCCCTTTTTTCTTCAAGAACGGGTAGGGCAGCATGGTGATCTGTTTACTATCTATAAACTTCAAACGATGAAAGATAGTAAAGTAACCAGTGTAGGCAGTTTCTTGCGTAAATCAAAACTAGACGAGCTACCGCAACTTATCAATATTCTCAAGGGTGATATGAGTTTTGTAGGACCTCGACCAGATGTACCTGGTTATTATGACAAATTAGAAGGTGATGACCGCAAGGTGTTACAACTCAAGCCTGGAATTACGAGTATGGCTGCGATAAAGTATAGAGATGAAGAATTTATTCTCTCACTGCAGGATGATCCGTTAGTGTATAATGATAAAGTACTCTTTCCTGATAAAGTACGGATGAATCTAGAGTATCTAGAAAAGCAATCCTTTTGGCTAGATGTCAAAATCCTGTGGCTTACAGCACTATCAGTCATTAAGTAA
- a CDS encoding alginate lyase family protein codes for MFNKALLVVDFVKNMGWRYVFFRLWHLFQVKSGLFQKKFPAHPEFRKFVTLEQWRSANIPFLISSREELDLPKQLNDDLELRFRESVKNNITFFNSQKFQLDKETQWKVNPSNDYLYDSKQHWSKIADLSAEAGDIKFVWEKARFSYLYDIIRYDYHSDTDQAEFVFKEIEDFIDKNPINLGPQYKCSQEISLRVLNWTYALFYYKNSKALTEDRFLKLMNSIYWQLHHVRKNINFSRIAVRNNHAITETLMLYLSGLLFPFIPETKQWSKSGKKWFEQEIEYQIYEDGTFLQYSMNYHRVVVQLLTWAIRLANLNQERFKDVVYQRASRSLAFLDACIDHKSGKLPNYGSNDGALFFKFTDDDYRVYTSQLNDLRVVLTGKATAVSESYAWYGINDYELIEADNSGTFSFKDGGYYICNENNELKTFLRCGSYKDRPAQADNLHLDIWVDGINYLWDNGSYKYNTSQQMLQHFMGSAGHNTLTINRQNHMLKGGRFIWYYWVKKASAIIEENKNKLGIVASMMGYRQLSGIKMTRTVKKKKLATQWSIQDFIENTQGRTVRQHWHINPKVSNRVTITSRDENGIELKPEYSNSWHSSYYGVKEPATQIIFSHTGRAFDTTININHS; via the coding sequence ATGTTCAATAAAGCACTTCTCGTTGTTGATTTTGTAAAGAACATGGGCTGGCGCTATGTCTTCTTCAGACTGTGGCATCTTTTTCAGGTCAAGTCAGGATTGTTTCAAAAGAAATTTCCTGCGCATCCAGAATTTAGAAAGTTTGTGACTTTAGAGCAGTGGCGATCAGCAAATATCCCTTTCCTGATCTCTTCTAGGGAAGAATTAGACTTACCCAAGCAGCTCAATGATGATTTGGAGTTACGCTTTCGCGAAAGCGTAAAAAACAACATCACTTTTTTTAATAGTCAAAAATTTCAACTAGACAAAGAAACTCAATGGAAGGTAAATCCCAGCAATGATTATTTGTATGATTCAAAACAGCATTGGTCAAAGATCGCAGATTTGTCGGCCGAAGCTGGAGATATAAAATTTGTCTGGGAAAAAGCACGGTTCTCTTACCTGTACGATATCATTAGATACGATTACCACAGTGACACAGATCAAGCAGAATTTGTGTTTAAAGAGATTGAGGATTTTATTGATAAAAATCCTATCAACCTCGGGCCTCAATACAAATGCAGCCAGGAAATCAGTTTGCGAGTGCTCAACTGGACTTATGCATTGTTTTATTACAAAAACAGCAAAGCACTTACAGAAGATAGATTTTTGAAGCTCATGAATTCTATCTACTGGCAATTGCACCACGTCAGGAAGAATATCAACTTCAGCAGGATTGCCGTGCGCAATAATCATGCGATTACAGAAACGCTGATGCTCTATCTCTCTGGACTCTTATTTCCATTCATTCCAGAGACAAAACAATGGAGTAAGTCAGGTAAAAAATGGTTTGAGCAAGAGATTGAATATCAAATTTATGAAGATGGTACCTTCCTTCAATACTCCATGAATTATCATAGAGTAGTGGTTCAACTATTGACTTGGGCTATACGTCTGGCAAATTTGAATCAAGAACGCTTTAAGGACGTGGTATATCAAAGAGCTTCTAGATCCCTTGCTTTCTTAGATGCTTGTATAGATCATAAATCAGGGAAACTACCTAACTACGGTAGTAATGATGGGGCTTTATTCTTCAAGTTTACTGATGATGATTATCGTGTTTATACCAGTCAACTCAATGACTTGAGAGTGGTGCTTACTGGTAAGGCTACCGCTGTTTCAGAAAGTTATGCGTGGTACGGTATCAATGATTATGAATTAATTGAAGCTGATAATTCTGGCACGTTTAGCTTTAAAGATGGAGGATATTACATCTGTAATGAAAACAACGAGTTGAAAACTTTTCTAAGGTGTGGTAGTTACAAGGATCGACCTGCACAGGCAGATAATCTGCATCTCGATATTTGGGTAGATGGCATTAATTATCTTTGGGATAATGGTAGTTATAAGTATAATACAAGTCAGCAAATGCTCCAACATTTCATGGGAAGTGCAGGGCATAATACGTTGACTATAAATAGGCAGAACCACATGCTCAAAGGCGGTCGCTTTATATGGTATTATTGGGTAAAAAAGGCCAGTGCTATTATTGAAGAAAATAAAAATAAACTAGGCATAGTTGCGTCAATGATGGGATACCGGCAATTAAGTGGCATAAAGATGACTAGAACGGTAAAAAAGAAGAAGCTAGCTACACAGTGGAGTATCCAAGATTTCATAGAGAATACTCAAGGTAGAACGGTAAGGCAACACTGGCACATCAATCCAAAAGTTTCAAACCGGGTTACCATAACATCACGAGATGAAAATGGTATAGAGCTAAAGCCTGAATATTCCAACAGCTGGCACTCTTCATACTATGGTGTTAAGGAGCCAGCAACTCAAATCATCTTTTCACATACTGGTAGAGCTTTTGATACCACGATAAATATCAATCATTCATGA
- a CDS encoding sugar transferase — MYRSIVKPALDFAAAVFWLFILSPIFIIVTIVLFKQNDGKVFFTQLRPGKNGVLFKIMKFKTMNDKKDQAGNLLSDDKRITKIGRTIRKTSLDEIPQLINVLKGDMSIVGPRPLLPEYLNLYSNEQSRRHEVKPGITGWAQVNGRNAITWQEKFKLDVWYVDNQSFRLDWKIMVMTISKIFKSDGISQANQATTTRFEGNG, encoded by the coding sequence ATGTATAGATCCATCGTCAAACCAGCTTTAGACTTTGCAGCGGCCGTGTTTTGGCTGTTCATATTAAGCCCTATATTCATTATAGTAACAATTGTCTTGTTCAAACAAAATGATGGTAAAGTGTTTTTTACCCAGTTACGTCCAGGAAAGAATGGTGTGTTATTTAAAATCATGAAGTTTAAAACCATGAATGATAAAAAGGATCAGGCTGGTAATCTACTTAGCGATGATAAGAGAATAACAAAAATAGGCCGCACGATACGTAAAACCTCACTAGATGAGATCCCACAATTAATCAACGTCCTTAAAGGTGATATGAGTATAGTAGGTCCTAGACCATTACTGCCAGAATATCTTAATCTATATAGTAATGAGCAATCGCGACGACATGAGGTGAAACCTGGTATTACGGGTTGGGCACAGGTGAATGGTCGCAATGCTATCACCTGGCAAGAAAAGTTCAAGCTAGATGTATGGTATGTCGATAATCAATCATTCCGTCTAGACTGGAAAATTATGGTCATGACAATTAGTAAAATTTTTAAATCTGATGGGATTAGCCAGGCAAATCAAGCAACAACAACTAGATTTGAAGGTAATGGGTGA
- a CDS encoding DegT/DnrJ/EryC1/StrS family aminotransferase, whose protein sequence is MGGTERDFVNEAFDTNWVAPLGPNVNGFEKDLEAYQGQVTHVAALSSGTAAIHLALIQAGVGPGDEVLCQSFTFCGSSNPILYLGATPILVDSEPDTWNICPDALEQAYKDRVKQGKTPKALLAVHLYGMPYKVDAVHAFAKANNLKVIEDSAEALGSTYKNRKCGTFGDYGILSFNGNKIITTSGGGAMVCHTKEAKDRTVFLATQARDAAPHYQHSQVGFNYRMSNISAGIGRGQMQVLDKHIELRRAMNTFYQNIFKNVDGVTVQVEQNDDYFSNHWLSAILVDPEKTGGLTREDLRLAFEADNIESRPLWKPMHMQPLYEKYPYYGDDRTCEDLFEKGLCLPSGSNLTDADRERIKAVVVKTFDS, encoded by the coding sequence ATGGGAGGCACAGAGAGAGATTTTGTAAATGAGGCTTTTGATACCAATTGGGTAGCGCCCTTAGGTCCCAACGTCAATGGGTTTGAGAAAGATCTAGAAGCATATCAAGGTCAAGTTACTCATGTTGCCGCATTGAGCAGTGGTACAGCAGCGATTCATTTAGCATTGATCCAGGCTGGAGTTGGTCCCGGCGATGAGGTACTGTGTCAAAGCTTCACCTTCTGCGGTAGTTCTAATCCTATTTTATACCTAGGCGCAACGCCTATACTGGTTGATAGTGAGCCTGATACTTGGAATATTTGTCCCGACGCATTGGAGCAGGCCTATAAAGATCGTGTCAAGCAAGGCAAGACTCCTAAGGCCTTGCTCGCAGTCCATCTCTACGGTATGCCCTATAAAGTTGATGCTGTTCACGCTTTCGCGAAAGCTAACAACCTAAAAGTCATTGAGGACAGTGCCGAGGCGCTGGGAAGCACTTATAAAAATCGCAAGTGTGGCACCTTTGGAGACTATGGGATCCTTAGTTTTAATGGGAATAAAATCATAACAACCAGTGGTGGTGGCGCGATGGTATGCCATACCAAAGAGGCCAAGGACAGAACGGTATTTCTCGCCACTCAAGCTAGAGACGCGGCACCGCATTATCAGCACAGTCAGGTAGGTTTTAATTATCGCATGAGCAATATAAGTGCGGGCATAGGTCGCGGGCAAATGCAAGTTCTTGACAAGCATATTGAATTGCGACGCGCCATGAATACATTTTACCAAAATATATTCAAGAATGTGGATGGAGTGACCGTGCAGGTAGAGCAAAACGACGATTACTTCTCAAACCATTGGCTCAGCGCTATTCTAGTAGATCCAGAAAAAACGGGCGGCCTCACGCGCGAAGATCTTAGGCTAGCCTTTGAAGCAGACAATATTGAGTCCAGACCCTTGTGGAAGCCCATGCACATGCAACCACTTTATGAGAAGTATCCTTATTATGGTGATGACCGTACTTGCGAGGATCTATTTGAAAAAGGCCTATGCCTACCGTCAGGATCTAACCTCACAGACGCCGACCGTGAACGTATAAAAGCGGTAGTGGTAAAAACGTTTGATAGCTAG
- a CDS encoding glycosyltransferase family 4 protein, translating to MRILLIHQYFLEKDDGGGSRFNEMTKLWASQGHEVTVLAGMVHYATGKKANKYKGKFTLMESQFYPGVDVLRCHVSETYNSSFLGRLWAYFSFVFSSIYAGLFKIKGKHDLILVTSPPLFVGITAYFLSVFKRLPFVFEVRDLWPESAIDTRVLQNKVIIKFAYWFEAFIYKKASLINVLTPAFRRKLIDKQVPQDKISFIPNAADFSLALDVQRDFDSISFKSEIGLDGKFVITYVGAHGVANHLIQLLDAAELLRDTNVVFQLIGSGMKKQELIVQKEKRELDNVIFRDPVSKAEVFKYILSSDMGASVLKKVDTFKTIYSNKTFDYMSCKKPILLAIDGVSRELIEKANCGIYVEPENAQEIANGIRSILDKEQQLIEMGRNGYEYALAHFDRAILANEYIKLMEKIVNDV from the coding sequence ATGAGAATTCTACTTATACATCAATACTTTTTAGAAAAAGACGACGGTGGTGGTTCTCGCTTTAATGAGATGACCAAATTATGGGCATCTCAAGGTCATGAGGTAACAGTCCTTGCCGGTATGGTACATTATGCCACTGGAAAGAAAGCAAATAAATATAAAGGTAAATTTACTCTTATGGAATCACAGTTTTATCCTGGAGTAGATGTTTTAAGATGTCACGTGTCTGAGACTTACAACTCTAGTTTCTTAGGGCGACTATGGGCTTACTTTTCGTTTGTATTCTCCAGTATTTATGCAGGCTTATTTAAAATAAAAGGAAAACACGATCTCATATTAGTTACTTCACCACCATTATTCGTGGGCATCACGGCCTATTTTTTATCAGTATTTAAAAGGCTACCATTTGTTTTTGAAGTGCGTGATTTATGGCCTGAAAGCGCCATAGACACTAGAGTATTACAAAATAAAGTGATTATCAAGTTTGCATACTGGTTTGAAGCTTTTATTTATAAGAAGGCCTCTTTGATTAACGTGTTGACTCCAGCTTTCCGCAGGAAATTAATTGATAAGCAGGTGCCTCAAGATAAAATTTCTTTTATTCCTAACGCTGCAGATTTCTCTCTTGCGCTTGATGTTCAACGTGATTTTGATTCCATAAGTTTTAAAAGTGAAATAGGACTTGATGGCAAGTTTGTGATAACGTATGTAGGTGCACATGGCGTTGCTAATCATTTAATTCAACTGCTAGATGCTGCAGAGCTTTTGAGAGATACTAACGTTGTTTTTCAATTGATAGGCTCAGGTATGAAAAAACAGGAGCTTATTGTACAAAAAGAAAAGCGAGAGCTGGATAATGTAATATTTAGGGATCCAGTTTCAAAGGCAGAGGTTTTTAAATATATCTTGAGCTCTGATATGGGAGCATCTGTGCTTAAAAAGGTCGATACATTTAAGACAATTTATTCAAACAAGACTTTTGATTACATGTCGTGTAAAAAACCAATCTTACTGGCTATCGATGGCGTGAGTCGTGAACTTATTGAGAAGGCAAATTGTGGTATCTATGTAGAGCCTGAAAATGCTCAGGAAATTGCAAATGGAATAAGATCTATTCTAGACAAAGAGCAGCAATTGATTGAAATGGGACGCAATGGTTATGAGTATGCTTTAGCTCATTTTGATAGAGCGATATTAGCAAATGAATACATCAAGCTGATGGAGAAAATTGTAAATGATGTATAG